From the Solea solea chromosome 7, fSolSol10.1, whole genome shotgun sequence genome, the window AAAGAAAGAGTTGTCTCGTCTGATGAAGCTTGCCACAGCAAATTGAGCTTTAATTGACGATttatcaattaatcaagtagATAACGTTAACGaccaatacaaatacaaatacctCCTATGAACTATAAAGGTTCTTGAATAGTTCTTGAATGTCGGCAACTTTTAGAATACAGAGCCATTTTTGTCTGGAGACccatttgacccataaaatgaagataaaaacatgtatacCGGGTTTTATACAGATATACTATGTGTGTAAAAGATCAGGTTTGTTGAATTTATGAAAGTTGggaactacaaaaaaaaaactgttgacatttcattgctgtttatacCCAACCTCTTATAAAGTAGAGAAAAAATTAAACACAGAATTATGTAGACCTTGGCCTTCCATTGTTTTTGGcaaattgattaaataaataaataaataaataaataagtaggtaggtaggtacaaAGATGGACTAGGCTCCAAATGTTTACTTCTTCATGTCAAGGtttttaaatattgcatttgaccTAGACATTGGATGCAGCtattaaaacacttatttatcgccttgatctctaaaaaggttttttcaaagctacaaggagccactgcagaggggctGAGGTGAAAAGGACACAAGGAGAGGACAAGACTgagctgtggcgacccctacaGGGAGAAGACGAATTGTGAAGTAACATGTAAGCGGCTACACCTTTCACCCACATAAGATACACAATATTGTTGACGTGTACTTTTACCTCAGTAAATACAACaacaattattacattacaacaataacaacaaaaacaaaccactgaAACTTACGATTGGTTAAAGCTGATCTGACAACAGCGGACAACATCGCAGCTTCACTAGTGTAGAGATTATAAAACCACAGCAGCTTCCCCTGCGTCTCTCCTTCACTGACGTTAGCCGCGGCTTATCTAATGCTAATTGCTGGCTATCTGATGCCAACCGCTAGCTAATAAACTAACTTCCGCTTAAGTTGTCTATAGGTTAAACTGCGACAAAATTACAGAGAGGAAACGGACTTATTCAACATTACACTGACCGAACATGAATCtgaactacaataacaaatGTGTCTTCAGTCACCTTTTGTTTGCTAGCTAGCCCAGCATCACTTGCCGGAGAGAAGCGCGTTGCCATCGATCTCGCGAGAGAAACAAGCTACCCGAACCATGAAAACGAGCCCTAGTAAAGGAAGCCCCCCTTCCCCTTTCCAAACTGTGCTCAAGTGTGTTAACAAAACTGAATCAAAATACCATGGAGAATTTCAGTAATAAAAACGGTATGATATGGTCGCGTTACCGATTCCCCCCGAGATTAGAACGCCATACTCTGAAACAGAATATCAAAACATGACAGCAAAAAATATTTCTCCAATAATCTAATTGACAACATTTGTCAATGGGACAACTCATTTAATGAGAGTTGTGTGCTGAGCAATGAGCAAATAACATGTGCATTCTGTAGCTCAGCGCCACAAAATTAATGTCTCCAGGGACAGGTGACTGCAGGTGCAGCCGTTATTAGTCTCTTAGTGACTCAGCTTCATTTTCAGAAGCTGTTTAAAAGTTACAACTCAGCAAGGacaaatttaaaattaaattagctGGATCCTGAggtaaatatgaattaaaacatATGTTACCTCTATATTTAAACGTTCATCTTTCAAGCTTAACACTTTATGTgcatcaaaaacattttgacaagcTTAAgtttgttgatatttttttaattttcttagaACAAAACTGTCACAGAACTGAATTggcagcaataataataaaaaaaaaacaaaaacggagCCATAAAAGTTTCAAAAGGCAGCTCTTTTacaaaaccactgcaccacctgAGCATAAAACCAAGACTTTTAAATACACACTCTCATGTCAGGTTACTGTAACTTTACTGTAATAAAAAGGACAACTtaacatcaaaaacacacaggtaCTGATACTCAGTAAGTCTTATCTGGAGTATCTATATCAaaactttcaaatgtcttttaacacttttaaaccAAATTTGAGAAGTTTTGCATTTCAGGGAAATATAATTGTGAAAGATAATATTTAACATtgttgtaactttattttttttccagggtTTATAACAAGCAGTCATGTCAAAAGAACATGTAAAGATTTGTCTTCTTGGTTAAAAGGGTGCATTCAGTTGGCGTGCTGAACAGTGGAGAAGCACAATTTGAGGGTGTAAGGGTACGGACCAGCTGGAAAGAAAGGGAGGAGAATGAATATTAAGCAATGAAGgttaaataaactaaactaataaaGTTAGTTCAGGTGTCATAACCAAATAAAATTACATCTTTTTGCACATACTTGCGTTTTTCATCTGGTAGTGGTTCATCATGGCCAGAGCCTCCATGGCATCATTGATGGATTCCCACTCCAACAGACCTGAAGCACTGCGGTCACtgggagcagctccacctggaAGTCAAACattgcagatttaaaaaaaaaaaaaaaaaaaaatcttgcttACTTTCCGTTTTATACAGTggcttaaaaacaaatattgaaataaacagAATCAAAGCTGCTTACTTTTTCCTGtgaacattttaacattgatGGGGCTCTTGACACCAATTTCATCACAAATctgtaaagaaaacatttatcaTTGTTAGTGTTGTTGACATAAGCATTTCTGTTTTAGTTCTTGGCCTCACATTCCAGTGATGCAATCAGTtttaagaaaatgttgtttaatttATCAAAGTTAATGTTTAAGTCTGGGTTCACATAACACAACTTCCagagtatatacatacatatatacatacatacactaaAGAGCAGTCTGTGATCTAACATTGTAAGATACATCTTTTTCCTTCATTCTCTTCTCTGATAAACCATTGTTTACTGGATTAGTTGCAAATTCTCATCCAATTTCCAAGATACTGAAAATGTATTCAGCGAAGTGACAGCAGGTCTCCTCTGTGGGCTGTGTCATCCAAAACTGTGACAATGGGGCTGAAAATTGTAACTAAGTAAAATTAATGTTGCTTTTTCCTACAGACCTGAGAGAAAATCTCTGGTGTGACGTCTGGCTGTGCGTTGAAAAAGTGTAACACATTGCTCGGGTGCTGAATGCGGTTTTTGGCTGCCTGTTCAGGTGAGGTGAACCGGTTGTTCCTAGAGCCGTGAAAGTCTTTGAAACTACTCGAGCCATCTTCCAGCTCATAGCACTGACCAGGTACAATGGCCTGCTGCTTGGACACACTGCAGAGAAGGAGAACCAAGTCAGGAAAGAGTACACTAGACCGATTTGTTTCTCTGACACACTGCTTCACAGCACATTTGATTGTAACAGTTGTGTAGAACATTACTTGTACTCACCACACATTCAGTTTCTGCCCAAACAGAAAGTTGTTGTTGAGATGGGTGATAGACCGATCCACTGCATAGCAGTCTCCCATCTGCACCATAGCTGCCCCAGGCTTACTCTTCATAAATTTCacctgtggggaaaaaaaaaaaaaaaaaaaaaaaaaaggggtgtcAGAAAACTGATGACATTTCTGTTAAGAGTTCCACCAGGACCTGAAGAGAAACTGCTCAAAGTGACAGAAAACTACTCTTTCACCAACTGACTCCAATAGACCAAAAATACACAAGCAGAGACTGTGGGTTGAGAGTCAAACAATGTCATGTAATGGACGTCCATGTGTAGGAATGTCAGTGAAAGAACTTTCCCTGAAGTGATTTAGAGCAACTTAAGAGCATCATGTGTATATTAATGCTCCCACAAACACCAGTGAGACCTTTATGCCATCCACTTCTACAGTTGTAGTTGACGTTACTGACATTGTGTGCTCTGTAAACTGGTGCTTGGGACAGTAGGTTAAAGCTTGATGGTAGTCAAAGAGGAACACTTGCATGTTTAGTACATCACTACTAATCAAGATGGAGTGCATCACTTTATATGGGAAACAGGGAAAGACCAAACTAAAGCTGTTATTAGAACTGTACAGGTCTGCAATTCCTTTGTCACTTATACTAAAATATGCTCACGTTTCTCTTGTTTGTATCATACAATCATATGTAAAATTGTGTATTCACATGTCTGATGAAAACTTTTATCAATGAAAACCTAGTGAGGCTTAAAGGTTTAACGTGAACAGCTTCTCCACCACTGTCAGATACTAACCCGCTCCACATTTCCATAGAGACAGAAGATATTGAAGACACGGTCGCCGTTCATCTTGACAGGATCCAGTCCGTACACCATGACCACCGGAGAGTCAGCGTGGGCGCCATACTCTccgggaggagggggaggtggtCCGTAACCCGGCCCGTAGTTTCTCCCTCCACGGCCTCTTATTGATGGACCCATACGCCGACCTTCATAGGGAGGGGATCCATAGCTCTCATCGTAGCCGTGGTAACCACCTCCTGAAGATTGAGGGAGTGAGTGGGAGAGCAGAAAAATTAATGAAGCAAGATGTCAATAGGTGAAGCCCgagatttaattattttcctttaaatgtcacTGGTTGTGCTAAACCTATAAACACAGTATGCACAACCATGTATAAcattctcatttaaaaaaaaaaagaagaggtttAATTCAGGTTTATGTGGCTATAGATGTCATATCTTCAGCGCAGACTACAAACCAGCATGAGATATGGAGTCCCACGGCTGcgagcagggacacaaggaaaaaaactgattttagccacttaaagcTCATCTGATAAAATCGTAAACATAcgtttactgctttatcttaTCATGAGACTGGTTTTTCAAATACTTCCCACACTCCACTgtccatgaagaaaatcagCACCTGTAGCTCAAAGGGTTCACTGGTTgactgctgccttgtttaaCTTTTAAATTTGGGTAAATTCCAAGAAAGAATTAACTCCAGTTAACCAATCAtcatattttcaaatatttctgTGTGCCATGTTGTAAATCTCTCGTTAGGTTTAATTATCTCCAGTGACAAATTAAAGAGAAGTATTTTTACTATCAAATCTGAACATTCACAAGATGCTGTGGTGGTTTATAGAtgcccatttatttattttccccagGAGCGAGAGAGCCTTACCATACTCTGGAGGGTGATCGCCCAGCAGAGCAGGCTGTCTTTGGCGCTTGTTGGGGTTGGCACTCACATCCTCTGTAAGAGAGAAAAATTAGATGAATTCAACAAAAGGGTGGCTGGGACAAAGTTGTCTGCATCCGTCATGACAATGGGACACATTTAATACACACACTGTTGCCAACATCTACCTCAATATGCTCATCACACCTTTTGTTACTTAAGCAGAacttttaaaaagcattttgCGTTTGATGATGTGGAATGTAACAAATGGCAAGAGCAATCATAGGATCAGAAGGAAATTACCCAAAATGCACAAAATCATTTAATCCAAACATACACAACATCCACCTTTAGCTTATAAAGGGGCACAAGAGGGAATGACCAGGATGAGATGGATACTAATGATCTAGGAAGTTGGGTAGGTATTCAAAACAAATCTGGATAAGCAGCACAAATggcttcatttaaaaataaattagtacacacacacacacacacacacctgcattaCTCCCATTGCCATCTGCATCACCATCTGTAAAAGGTACACAATAATCATACACAATCAGAATGGCAGGTTAATTATTGTACATGTACATAATTATGGGGGCAAATATGAAATGACCCCCAGTTAAATGTCAATAGAGTGCAATAAACCCATTCATTGTGACAGGGCTGCCTGTCCTCATGTAGAGCATATATCAGGATAAATGTGGActaattaaatacaaaatgcCCACAAACAGGTTGCAAACGTTTCAAAGTTGatgctttgtgtgtttggttttgtgGCTGCTTAAGTATGACACTTAATAAACATTGTTCAAAGACACCCTTCATGAACAATCTTCCCTTTGattaaaaacagtgatttgatTAAGATTAGTAAAAGGAACCACACAAATGGAGCGATTAGACAAAACACATAAGAAACTCAGGCTCTGACAGAACCACAACCACCCTTTTCCAGAGAGAAAGAATAAACCTGTATGAGGAGAAAAATTTAATCATGTCTGATGTGGCAATGTTGGGTGCTGGGCTTTGGGGTTGTGTGGTGCTGTGCAGTTATGTTCCCTGATGAGGGGCTCGATTTACTTACTGCAAGCTTACACACAGTGGGAGGAAGACATTTGCAGCAGCAGTTCCACCACTCTCCACTCAACTCATTTCATCCCATACTCCTATCCAATTCCTCTTTTGGGGAAACAACTGTCCATCTTTTATCATGTTGAAACGCCCACTGGTGGGTGGTTGGCTGTTTGGCTGGCATTTCCATcctttttgttccattttgAAAAGGTCCGCTTACCGCCCACTGGTAGGCCTTGAGACTGTCAGAGGGCACATTTCAGTTGGGAAGCCGGCTCCTCTTAGCCGCAAATAGCCAAACCTGCATCACATGGAAGGTGTTACACAGGTTCTAGAGacttaaaatacttaaaaagaaagctgcactcaaaaaaaaatgatagcTACACAGGGATGCAATGTAGTGAggaaaacagagggaggagaagatgaGAAGAGAGCTAGAGAGAAAATCTGAATTCCATGTGGGAGGACACAAAGGGTAAAAGCAGACATGGGCCTGACTGGGCTCTGAGTGTGCTTGATGGTGTTGTCAGCAGTGTCTTGTCTTCATCAGTTGTCTTGTGTTGACCACTTGGTTCAGGACGCGACTCATCTATTGGATCAGTTGGTGCAGCATCAGAGTGTCAGCATGTATTGCTcaaatttgttttcatgttgacGAGCGTGATGAGCAATGTGGTCGTAACAGAGCAGGAAGGGCCAAGAGCTTTTTTTAACACATGGCCTCAGCCAAGTGGTTTGTATCAGTGTGCATCGCCTGCTGTACTGTCACTACTTCTGTTTGGGTGGATGCTGTGTCTTCGCGGATGTCAGTCTCCATTTGGTGTCAACAGTGGTGTCtcaaaaatgggtaaaaaaggACAACATGGtggagaagagggggaggaacCAAGTGTAGCTTAGTTCCCAAAAACTTCCCACCCTCTGGAAGTGTGCGTTGTCTTCACGGCCCATGTGCTGGAATATTGATCTGAGGAATGAGTGGTATCAGTCCTACATCAACGTGTTGAGTGGATGGGGTGTCTTGTGACGAGTCCCTGTGTCTGAGGGAAGTTTGAACCTCTGTATGATAGTGGTTGTGTCCTTCTGTAGAGATGGATACTGGAGGTGGTGGCTGGTTGCAGAGTGGTGATGTCAGCATGTATTCTGCACACGTCCCATTTGTGCTTTTTACTGAGTAGTTTATCAGGAAGACATGACGTGTTACATAACTGTATTTTGCCAGTGGTTTACTGATGCAGGTCCTTGCCTCTGTCCTCAATactaacaacaaaaaagactgAGATAAATCCAGCAGACACCAGTGGTGTGACCACTTGGTCCTTTGTCAGAGCcacattgtttacattttgagtCAATGCACAAGTGACTTCAGTGGATTCCAGAAACCCAGTAATTAAACAGGTATGGTCGTGGAAGGCAGgaataataaatacagagaAAATGTTGAACATAACAGGTTTGTGTTAATGGCAGTGATTACATGTACCGAGTGGAATCCTGAGGCATTAAATTATTAATGGTAAAATAGTTATAtccaaaataaagtaaaatctTCAAATATTATACAAGACAATAGCACATCTATCTGATCAATCAGTGCTGCTTTTGTTACCAGCGTACTCAAATGCTCCGGAATGTCATGGGTAAAAATGCTGTAAATTTGCCCTTCCGTTTCCTCATATTTGACTCCAACACCTACAACTTTTACTACAATTATTAAAATTGGGGTAGACCCTGGCCaaattgccagtccatcacagggccacgaTTGTGTAAATTAGTTACACTATGATGGGCTTTCATCACAACAAATTGTTTGTACTGAAGAACAAAGGATAATTAACAGGTTATTTCTTAGCACTGACCAATCCTCAGTAAAATGCTGTATTCATGGAATTTGTCCAGTGTCTGCCATTATCTTCCTCTAGTCATTATACAGAGGACAGGAACAGGATATGTAACTCTGTTATCTTGACAGTTCACATAGAGAAGCTGGACACAGTTGTAAAATTCACCTGACATGGCATGGGTTCAGTTTCATCAGAACACTAAACATTTTACTGAAGGAAACTGGAACTACATGCCACACGTCTGCTAGAATGCTAGCCTTAAACTATAGACAGGCACACAGTTTTTGTgttatgtgtttttcatttgtgacaTCAGGTCATACGTGTGCAACATTTTCCATCTGTAAACATCTTCCTGCCACTCCCCCCACACCAGAGTTCCTCTACATTTCAActttcaaatattttgtttcaCATGTTGATTAGTGATGCCCACAAGGCATGCCCTGGTGTTTTTCATTGACCCTGAACAGAGTGCGCTTGAGAAGTATAAAAATCCCAAAGCAACACTTGAAAGTGTCCTATAAAGTCCCCACAGTGGCAGCAAGGGTGAATTAACAGCATGAGGCTTCTCAACTCTAACAAACTGTGTGTATGGCACTTGGCATGTGCTCTGGTGTTTGAGGTTTTACCTGGACCTCCCAGGTTGGGGTTTGTGTAGTCCCAGGTGTCCTGGTCGTTCTTGAAAACATTCAGGCGAGTAGGCtgaagaaacacaaattaaacagCTATCGTTGAGTTTGAACATTTACTTTTGACTCAAAAATCCACATCGTCAACAGGATCGTGTTTATGCAGCGGTTTTCTCACTGGACATACCTTGGCATACTCGATTTTAAGTGTGCAGCAGCCGGAGTAGATGTCAGCACCATTCAGAGATGCTTTGGCCCTCTGAGCACTTTGCACTGAGTCAAATGTAAATTGTTAGGTTAAGGAAAACAGacattgttgtattgtttattaCAATAAAAGAAAGCCACCTATACCCTGCCCTCTTGCTGCTAGCCTTTATTCCTACTGCTTTAAACAAATGCATGGGCTAATGGGTTAGGGTTCCACATTTTAAAATCGATCAGACAGGTTTGTTTGTACCTGGGAACAGATATCACAAATTGATACCAGAAACCAGTGTCAACCGTTTCAGTCTGTGTAGTGCTGATTCACTAGTAGTGCCACATGCCAGACAACGTTAAAGGATATTCAACCATTGCTTGGACACCGTTCTTCCGGAAGATGACAATTCTCTGGACGGGCCCACAGTTGTTGCAGATGGTGTAGAGAACATCCTGTGAACATTTACCaagtaaaacagaaatgaatACAACACTGAATGGAGGGAATTGTCAAATAAAAGAGCACAACAGCTACATGATGTTTTGTGAATTCTTGCAGTACAGCAAGAGTCTGTATGCATCCAATTTTAACTGATTCAgcatacacatttatttacattacacacCCATGAACATAACAGCAGCTAAACAGATAAAAAGGTGGAGTGGTTGGCAGGCACAATTATcattaaataaattgttttgGTGCATTTTAAAGACGCAGCACCTTCAAATCCAACTCCAGGTGCATTACCCATAACACAGTAATATTTGCAGACTGTACTGAAATTTTACTGCAGCCTTGTAAGGTCTAAGTAACATCACTGCTCTGAATTTGAAGTGTGATTTAACGGTAGGTCTCTTTGTATTTACCGTGGTGACGGGGTAGATGGGGTTCATGATGGTGAACAGAAGAACATTGTTAACACTCCTGGAGTCATCAGAGTCTCCTGGCCTGGAGATCTTCTGGCTGGTGGAGTAGTTGATAAATGCTGGGTGTCCTGCGATGTAAACTTGGTTGTCTGCAGCATAGGTCACAGCTGTGGATGATCCATTCATGTCTTCATACTCCACCAGTGCCTGACGCTTCTTGGGCATCACCACCACATAGCTAGAAGCACAAGTATCATTATGGTGAatttaaaccaaaccaaacgCTGACAACCACtggtttaaatgttatttttaacttcttccaggaaaaaaaaaaatgtccacaacAATTACATAAATAGACTCCTTACACACAAATGAACCTATTCATTTTGTCCTACCTGATCGCTCCAAATTCTTGCAAAGCATCCACAAGGTCAGCCTCTGTAACACCATCGACCAGACCGCGTACATGCACCACCACAGACGGAAGGGTCTTGTGGGGATCTTCATATCCCTGCAGATGTGCAAACCcagaaaagacacatttaagcATCTGGAACCACTGAACTTAATTGTATAAAAACATGGGTTTAAATAGGGATAAATTGAGATGAtgctggtcaaaatcactgcgTCGGATCGgggacagataaaaaaaaatccatctgcACAAACTCTCATGGAGGTAGGTGTAATTTGGGGATGTTCAAAGCTTTCTCTTGCTGTTGAACACTTTTTTCCAACAGGACGAAGTGGTTTACTCTCACGCAGAGAAAATTGGCTTGTGGTCTACTGACTATATAGACAAATGAACGCGAATGATTGCATTGTACCAGAAATTACATCGTTTCCACTAATGAAGCAGATGAATAAGTTACTGGGTTTATCTGGGCCTAGTTATGAGTCCATCTGAGTCGGAACGGGAGAGGGCAGTTAATTGACATTGCGTGTTACGACATGCCTATTGTGATATGGAGTTTTATTCTAACTATAGTTAATATATAGaccgtttttgtttttaaacaaacgtGGGGGAAAACTGATGCTGCGACGGCTGTTTTTATGCTAACCGCCATCCATCACCTGACTACGGTGTGTGGCTAGCAGCTAGCTCACCGCTAACGATACCGGTGCGAGAACAAAGCCGGGCACAGGCGAGGCCCGAGCGCGGAGAAACCGCCATCACGCGACACCATTCCGACTAAACATCACATTAATGGGCCCTTCTAAACCACACAGACGTATATTGTTTTAGACGAAAAATATCACGATAATATGCGAGCAACTTAAGACATACTCAGAGCTAACAACTAACGCGTATATATTTCTTATCCCCTCTCATGTGAATGAATTAAACCAACGAAGTAGAACCAAGCCGTGTGCTTGTTCGTTACACGAATCCCGGGGAGGCTCATACACAGACCCACTCACCGTGGCCATGCCGTCGGTTTTCTGTCGTTTCGTGGCCCTGCCGTCCTCGCCGTAGTACCGACCCGCTGCGGTAGCCATGTTGTCCCGGATAAAAAGGCTGGTGATAATGACGACGCAATGAAATGGACGGAAAAGTCGAGGCAATCGGAGCTCGGGTTTCCACGCCCTGTGCAGCACCACCTTGTGTTGTGATAGGTTCTGACAGCCGCCAATCACCTTAGGATTCGAATATTAGCCAATAGCAGGACAGACAAACTAAACAGGCTTTGACGCAATTCGATCGGTTTCAAAGCCACGGTTATTATTTGGGTCATCAGTGTATTAACTTGAAAAAAGAAGTCTACAAATTTGTTTCGATTACTTTGAATGATCCTTTACTTTGGTCTCAgtaattgtatttaaaatatatttctaCTGAAATCCTACAGGATAACTTGTGCATTTCAAGATCCAACcttaatataaaaaaactataagagaaaaataaagacactgAGGTATGTTGAAGgtttattcaaaaataaaactgtcacTGCCTTACCACAGAAGCCAGAAACAGAACCAAACAGTTAAAGCAGCCCTTACAGAACTCAAACTTcagcactgttttattttaaaatcaaagtcAGAGGAAGAAATGAAATCTCTAcacacgaaaaaaaaaatcatatatatatatttcagcaGGGAAGCTGATGAGGGTTTGTAAAAAGGACAgtgcagcacaaaaacaaacagtaggAATGTGACGTAATATTCAAAGGCATGCAGGCCAGTAAGTGTCAATTTATGTCACTGTGAGTGGAAAAACAGTATTGTAACTCACAAATCATAATattgagtggaaaaaaaaaaatcctactcTCTCAAGGGAAAAAAATCTCAAGGATCACACATTTAAGCATCAGTGATAAAAGCAGTTTATCAATACAATGTTCTCACCTGCAACAACAGGATAATCTTCACCTGCATATTACTAAACAGCAGGTCAAAACCACTGCTAAAACTCAACTGCAACATTCAGTATTACCTCCACacagtttctgtgttttacacTTATGAGAAAGATGACTTGTGTAAGCAGCaggacaacatttaaaacaatccGTGTTCAACAGAAACTGATTTCTGTCTGCTGAACTGACCAAAGTTTTAACAATCTGAGGCTGCAGGAACGTGCAGTGCAGAGAAAATTAAACTTCATTGACAGAtaagtacaaaaaaacaaaaccagttgTAGGTGGGGCTGTGAAAGCAGACATTATGCGGGGGGACAAGGGTCTGTCTGTAAGGGAGAGTGTTTGCAGCTTGTGTGCATGTAATGGGCTTCATCACTCAGACTGCTGCTGGCGTAGCGCTTCGGTGGGGAGTTGCTGAACGGGAAcgactgaaacagaaacagacaagTGTTAGCTTGCCACAGGGGAGGCTGGAAGAATgatcaggagggaaaaaa encodes:
- the LOC131462567 gene encoding heterogeneous nuclear ribonucleoprotein L-like, translated to MATAAGRYYGEDGRATKRQKTDGMATGYEDPHKTLPSVVVHVRGLVDGVTEADLVDALQEFGAISYVVVMPKKRQALVEYEDMNGSSTAVTYAADNQVYIAGHPAFINYSTSQKISRPGDSDDSRSVNNVLLFTIMNPIYPVTTDVLYTICNNCGPVQRIVIFRKNGVQAMVEFDSVQSAQRAKASLNGADIYSGCCTLKIEYAKPTRLNVFKNDQDTWDYTNPNLGGPDGDADGNGSNAEDVSANPNKRQRQPALLGDHPPEYGGGYHGYDESYGSPPYEGRRMGPSIRGRGGRNYGPGYGPPPPPPGEYGAHADSPVVMVYGLDPVKMNGDRVFNIFCLYGNVERVKFMKSKPGAAMVQMGDCYAVDRSITHLNNNFLFGQKLNVCVSKQQAIVPGQCYELEDGSSSFKDFHGSRNNRFTSPEQAAKNRIQHPSNVLHFFNAQPDVTPEIFSQICDEIGVKSPINVKMFTGKSGAAPSDRSASGLLEWESINDAMEALAMMNHYQMKNATGPYPYTLKLCFSTVQHAN